In Polaribacter sp. Hel_I_88, the following proteins share a genomic window:
- a CDS encoding type I restriction-modification system subunit M has protein sequence MSEDHKKQLEQQLWNIANTLRGKMNADEFRDYILGFIFYKYLAEKMEIYANKILKEGGDTFLFSEIDENTENGQEYIEAIKEESLEKLGYFLKPSELFSAISKRGNHNEDEKESDAVAEDTSETYNTKDNFILEDLQKILNNIQNSTMGTDSEEDFEDLFEDMDLNSTKLGKSPEARNEIIAKVLAHLDKIDFKLENTELDVLGDAYEYLIGKFASGAGKKAGEFYTPQEVSMVLAKLVTTGKKKLKSVYDPTCGSGSLLLRVAKEVEEVNNFYGQELNRTTYNLARMNMILHGVHYREFDIKQEDTLEHPQHLEHRFEAIVANPPFSARWSANQLFMSDDRFSQYGKLAPGGKADFAFVQHMVHHLAENGQMAVVLPHGALFRGNAEEHIRKYLIKEKNCLDAVIGLPTNLFYGTPIPTCILVFKKCRENPNDVLFIDSSKYFERGTQNTLRDSDIEKLVSTYQERSVLDKYSYIAPLSEIEENEYNLNIPRYVNTFEEEEIIDVSKVSLKLKSLEEDMKETDDSLKALCKELNIETPF, from the coding sequence ATGTCAGAAGACCATAAAAAACAATTAGAACAACAACTCTGGAATATTGCCAATACTTTACGTGGTAAAATGAATGCAGACGAGTTTCGTGATTACATATTAGGCTTTATTTTCTACAAATACTTAGCCGAGAAAATGGAAATATATGCCAACAAAATCCTTAAAGAAGGTGGCGATACTTTTTTATTTTCTGAAATAGACGAAAACACAGAAAACGGACAAGAATACATAGAGGCTATAAAAGAAGAATCATTAGAAAAATTAGGATACTTCTTAAAGCCTTCTGAATTATTTTCTGCTATTTCTAAACGTGGTAATCATAATGAAGATGAAAAAGAAAGTGATGCAGTAGCAGAAGATACTTCTGAAACTTACAATACTAAAGATAATTTCATATTAGAAGATTTACAAAAAATCCTAAACAATATCCAAAACAGTACAATGGGTACGGATAGTGAAGAAGATTTTGAAGACCTTTTCGAGGATATGGATTTAAACTCTACTAAGTTGGGGAAAAGTCCAGAAGCTCGTAATGAGATTATCGCTAAAGTACTCGCGCACTTAGATAAAATAGATTTTAAATTAGAAAATACAGAGTTAGATGTGTTAGGTGATGCCTATGAGTATCTAATTGGAAAATTTGCAAGTGGTGCGGGTAAAAAAGCAGGTGAATTTTATACGCCACAAGAAGTAAGTATGGTGTTAGCTAAGTTGGTAACTACAGGTAAAAAGAAACTAAAATCTGTATATGACCCAACCTGTGGTAGTGGTTCTTTGCTGTTACGTGTAGCTAAAGAAGTAGAAGAAGTAAACAACTTTTACGGTCAAGAATTAAACCGTACAACGTACAATTTAGCACGTATGAATATGATATTGCACGGTGTGCATTATCGTGAGTTTGATATTAAACAAGAAGATACTTTAGAACACCCACAACACTTAGAACATCGTTTTGAAGCTATCGTAGCAAATCCACCATTTTCTGCAAGATGGAGTGCTAATCAGCTCTTTATGAGTGATGATAGATTTAGTCAATATGGTAAATTAGCACCAGGTGGTAAAGCAGATTTTGCTTTTGTGCAACATATGGTGCATCATTTAGCGGAGAACGGACAAATGGCAGTAGTATTACCTCACGGTGCATTATTTAGAGGAAATGCAGAAGAACATATACGTAAATACTTGATAAAAGAAAAAAATTGTTTAGATGCAGTAATAGGTTTACCTACAAACTTGTTTTATGGTACGCCAATACCAACTTGTATTTTAGTGTTTAAAAAATGTAGAGAAAACCCTAATGATGTATTGTTTATAGATTCAAGTAAGTATTTTGAAAGAGGTACTCAAAATACATTAAGAGATTCTGATATTGAAAAATTAGTTAGTACTTATCAAGAAAGAAGTGTTTTAGATAAATATAGTTACATAGCACCTTTATCTGAAATAGAAGAGAATGAATACAATCTTAATATTCCAAGATATGTAAATACGTTTGAAGAAGAGGAGATTATTGATGTTTCAAAAGTTTCTTTAAAGTTAAAATCTTTAGAAGAAGATATGAAAGAAACAGACGATTCTTTAAAGGCACTTTGCAAAGAGTTAAATATAGAAACACCTTTTTAA
- a CDS encoding T9SS type A sorting domain-containing protein: MKKHKFLILFLICSSVFVFGQNDNSSTNTSDKSLKVWRTTNNPEGLIAFPVTNFTIPQNTTMYIHMMVNYNKQPDIAIRIDAQNVNSDGTSATYIRPIAPYTSYNKWENLVFPISGGSTGKEVNTILIFPDLGIENQPAGQILNDTGNFGYIDEIILSQNTTLSTETIFNKNKDLSIFPNPASGKIKISTEMTIVKILLYTSLGKEITKRIHKINTNEYDLTGLSSGIYFIKIIDENGSNYKRKIIKQ; this comes from the coding sequence ATGAAGAAACATAAATTTCTAATATTATTTTTAATATGTAGTTCTGTTTTTGTTTTTGGACAAAATGATAATTCCTCTACAAATACTTCGGATAAGTCTCTTAAAGTTTGGAGAACAACTAACAATCCAGAAGGATTGATAGCTTTTCCTGTAACAAATTTTACAATTCCTCAAAACACCACGATGTATATACATATGATGGTTAATTATAACAAACAGCCAGACATTGCGATAAGAATTGATGCACAAAATGTAAATTCAGATGGTACTTCTGCAACATACATTAGACCTATAGCTCCATATACGAGTTATAATAAATGGGAAAATTTAGTTTTTCCAATATCTGGAGGTTCTACAGGTAAAGAAGTAAATACAATTCTTATTTTTCCAGATTTAGGTATTGAAAATCAACCTGCTGGTCAAATTTTAAATGATACTGGTAATTTTGGTTACATTGATGAAATAATCTTGAGTCAAAATACTACACTTTCAACTGAAACTATATTTAATAAGAATAAAGATCTTTCAATTTTCCCTAATCCAGCATCGGGAAAAATTAAAATTTCTACAGAAATGACTATTGTTAAAATTTTATTGTATACCAGTTTAGGTAAAGAAATAACCAAAAGGATACATAAAATAAATACTAATGAATACGATTTGACGGGCTTGTCTTCGGGTATATATTTTATAAAAATAATCGATGAAAATGGGTCTAACTATAAAAGAAAAATAATAAAGCAATAG
- a CDS encoding GIY-YIG nuclease family protein — protein sequence MEEFRLVPPDHNYYVYALIDPRDNEIFYIGKGKNQRYNDHKIDDNRDGNREKKNKIKAIKLSGNKVRVVKLLEYLNEEIAFKIEEILIYNIGRKAFYEGSLTNFNKGGNYSLDDSLFYEKELNTNILKYYKNDFNPEFKKCLIKQSKIIFLSNLKFKVFEYDFKGKLLRISDSIKFFEESIFYPLFNLFINNVASVIFLNKIISKEELTSFYPTKYNLFIHSYPYENSFFKTLDLKIDQKIDFKIECQVNENLRLIAERIDYILTYKSFINGIENDYHIGNPREKENFMFLTKDNLNYSNVQKSTLTEEEQKERDKASADWEKYKERLQ from the coding sequence ATGGAAGAATTCAGATTAGTACCACCAGACCATAATTATTATGTTTATGCTTTGATAGACCCCAGAGATAATGAAATATTTTATATAGGTAAGGGCAAAAACCAAAGGTATAATGACCATAAAATTGATGACAATAGAGATGGCAATAGAGAGAAAAAAAACAAAATAAAAGCAATTAAATTAAGTGGTAATAAAGTAAGAGTAGTCAAGTTGTTAGAATACTTAAATGAAGAAATAGCTTTTAAAATTGAAGAAATCCTCATTTATAATATTGGTAGGAAAGCATTTTACGAGGGTTCTCTAACAAATTTTAATAAGGGTGGTAATTATAGCTTGGATGATTCTTTATTTTACGAAAAAGAATTAAACACAAATATCCTTAAATATTATAAAAATGATTTCAATCCTGAATTTAAAAAGTGTTTAATTAAGCAATCTAAAATTATATTTTTATCTAATCTAAAATTCAAAGTATTTGAATATGATTTTAAAGGAAAACTTTTAAGAATATCAGATTCAATAAAATTTTTTGAAGAATCCATTTTCTACCCTCTGTTTAATCTATTTATTAATAATGTAGCTTCTGTAATATTTTTAAATAAGATAATTTCAAAAGAAGAGCTAACAAGTTTTTATCCAACTAAGTATAATCTATTTATTCATTCCTACCCATATGAAAATAGTTTTTTTAAAACTTTAGACTTAAAAATAGATCAAAAAATTGACTTCAAAATTGAATGTCAAGTTAATGAAAATTTAAGGTTAATAGCAGAGCGAATTGATTATATATTAACATATAAAAGTTTTATCAATGGTATTGAAAACGATTATCATATTGGCAATCCTCGTGAAAAAGAAAATTTTATGTTCCTAACAAAAGACAATCTTAATTACTCAAATGTTCAAAAGAGTACTCTAACAGAAGAAGAACAAAAAGAAAGAGATAAAGCTTCTGCTGATTGGGAAAAATATAAGGAACGATTACAATAA
- a CDS encoding restriction endonuclease subunit S yields MDKRENQMPLIRFPEFNEGWEHKQLNELLTVSKKKNKDLKYSKEEVLSVSGELGIVNQIEHLGRSYAGASVHNYGVVEFSDMVYTKSPLKANPYGIIKLNKHKAGIVSTLYAVYKVNEKANGQFIEHYFSLDANLNRYLRPLVRKGAKNTLQITDEESIKGKLFLPQLEEQKRITHFFNILDKKINQLQEKSNNLERYKKGIMQKIFSQKLRFKTDNGDSYPEWEEFNLGELIVYRNGKAHEKDISEDGHFIVVNSKFISQEGKVKKYSKTQICKLEKGEITMVMSDVPNGKALAKCFYVDKNDTYTLNQRICALKPVKIHSKFLIYILNRNRYYLMFDSGVGQTNLTKSEVLSCPLYIPKSEKEQARIANFLTKVDNKINAINEQIESAKTYKKALLQQMFCY; encoded by the coding sequence ATGGATAAAAGAGAAAATCAAATGCCTCTTATTAGATTTCCAGAATTTAATGAGGGTTGGGAACATAAGCAACTTAATGAACTACTAACGGTTTCTAAAAAGAAAAATAAAGATTTAAAATATTCTAAAGAGGAAGTTTTATCGGTTTCGGGCGAATTAGGTATAGTAAATCAAATAGAGCATTTAGGTCGTTCTTATGCAGGCGCTTCTGTACATAACTATGGTGTTGTCGAATTTAGTGACATGGTTTATACTAAAAGCCCATTAAAAGCAAATCCATATGGTATAATAAAATTAAATAAACATAAAGCAGGCATAGTGTCTACTTTATATGCAGTTTACAAGGTAAATGAAAAAGCAAATGGTCAATTTATTGAACACTACTTTTCTTTAGACGCAAACCTGAATCGATATTTAAGACCGTTAGTAAGAAAAGGTGCTAAAAATACACTGCAGATAACTGATGAAGAATCCATAAAAGGAAAATTATTTTTACCTCAATTAGAAGAACAAAAGAGAATAACTCATTTCTTTAATATTTTAGATAAAAAGATTAATCAATTACAAGAAAAGTCAAACAATTTAGAGCGTTATAAAAAAGGTATAATGCAAAAAATATTTAGCCAAAAATTAAGGTTTAAAACTGACAATGGAGATAGTTATCCTGAGTGGGAAGAATTTAATTTAGGAGAGTTGATAGTATATAGAAATGGTAAGGCTCACGAAAAAGATATATCTGAAGATGGGCATTTTATAGTTGTAAATTCAAAATTTATTTCACAAGAAGGTAAGGTTAAAAAATATTCAAAGACACAAATTTGTAAATTAGAAAAGGGTGAAATTACAATGGTTATGAGTGATGTCCCTAACGGTAAGGCTCTTGCTAAGTGTTTTTATGTGGATAAAAATGATACTTATACATTGAATCAACGTATTTGTGCATTAAAACCTGTGAAGATTCATTCCAAATTCTTAATTTATATACTAAATCGTAATAGATATTACTTAATGTTTGATTCTGGTGTTGGTCAAACAAACTTAACTAAGAGCGAGGTTTTAAGTTGTCCATTGTATATACCCAAATCCGAAAAAGAACAAGCTAGAATAGCAAACTTTCTAACCAAAGTTGACAATAAAATAAATGCTATAAACGAACAAATAGAGTCTGCTAAAACATACAAAAAAGCGTTACTACAACAAATGTTTTGTTATTAA
- a CDS encoding helix-turn-helix domain-containing protein — MNNTEIQQIALKEIQDKLDILTTKINKLQKNTLDNSIIDNADFIQLMNISNSTSKNWRNKGVIPYSQIEGKFYYKVVDIQKMLDVNYKTV; from the coding sequence ATGAACAACACAGAAATACAACAAATAGCATTAAAAGAAATTCAAGATAAATTGGATATTCTTACAACCAAAATAAACAAGTTGCAAAAAAATACATTAGATAATTCTATAATCGATAATGCAGACTTTATACAACTAATGAATATCAGCAATAGTACATCGAAAAATTGGAGAAATAAAGGGGTGATTCCCTACTCTCAAATTGAAGGCAAATTCTATTACAAAGTGGTTGATATACAAAAAATGTTAGATGTTAATTATAAAACAGTTTAA
- a CDS encoding helix-turn-helix domain-containing protein gives MEQQNITQVHNVTPQQLKESILLDVRAELQVIAQNFQPKKQAEYLTRKEVAKILKVSLVTLSDWNKKRVLKPYRLGNLIRYKTSEIEESLIAINKK, from the coding sequence ATGGAACAACAAAATATCACACAGGTACACAATGTAACACCTCAACAATTAAAAGAAAGCATCTTGTTAGATGTAAGAGCAGAATTACAAGTAATCGCTCAAAACTTTCAACCTAAAAAACAAGCTGAATATCTTACACGAAAGGAAGTTGCAAAAATCTTAAAAGTATCATTAGTAACTTTATCTGATTGGAATAAAAAAAGGGTACTAAAACCTTATAGATTAGGCAACCTTATTAGATACAAAACTTCTGAAATTGAAGAATCATTAATTGCTATCAATAAAAAGTAA
- a CDS encoding GDSL-type esterase/lipase family protein: MKFKILFFSLLILCSIEFTFGQDVILNNFEANTSNIVSRNGSNFAIVDNSSINQNSILMVQDFEPGSPNVVSRHGGSFSIVSNPNPDNINSSANSLKFGRTGTNWYELIAFPVTKIVVPPNTIKYLNIAVNFPAQPDVVIRVDGEDENSNGNPTVAIRAINKYTDYGNWGKLIFPLEGGPNGIEIKAIIVFPDAGFQNNPSGFILNNTNTFGYIDEISVSETDGSAATYEDYLTNIKAELVKNWPSNRTINLVFHGHSVPSGYYQTPTVNTLSAYPHQVLQKLSAKYPTAVINTIKTSIGGENSIQGARRFDEDVLVHKPDVLFIDYSLNDRSQGLAPAYAAWDEMIKKAIARGIKVILLTPSPVQNVNMLATDTELYQHTEQVKRLAQENGVALVDSYEQFKQEVINGNNVNNYLSSGNHPNTAGHTLIANEILKFF; encoded by the coding sequence ATGAAATTTAAAATACTTTTTTTTAGTTTACTAATTTTGTGTAGTATTGAATTTACTTTTGGTCAAGATGTAATACTAAATAACTTTGAAGCAAATACTTCAAATATTGTATCTAGAAATGGTTCAAACTTTGCGATAGTAGATAACTCGAGTATAAATCAAAATTCGATTTTAATGGTTCAAGATTTTGAACCAGGTTCACCAAACGTGGTTTCTAGACATGGTGGAAGTTTTTCTATAGTGTCAAATCCAAACCCAGACAATATTAATAGCTCTGCAAATAGTCTTAAGTTTGGCAGAACAGGCACTAATTGGTATGAGTTAATTGCTTTTCCTGTCACCAAAATAGTTGTACCACCAAATACTATAAAATATTTAAATATTGCCGTAAATTTCCCGGCTCAACCAGATGTTGTAATCCGAGTAGATGGCGAGGATGAAAACTCTAATGGAAATCCTACTGTCGCTATTAGAGCAATTAATAAATATACAGATTATGGAAACTGGGGAAAGCTGATATTTCCTTTAGAAGGTGGTCCCAATGGAATTGAAATAAAAGCTATTATTGTTTTTCCAGATGCTGGTTTTCAAAATAACCCTAGCGGATTTATACTAAATAATACAAATACTTTTGGTTATATTGATGAAATTAGTGTTAGCGAAACAGATGGTTCTGCAGCAACTTATGAAGATTATTTAACGAATATAAAAGCTGAACTAGTCAAAAATTGGCCATCAAATAGAACCATAAATTTGGTTTTCCATGGTCACTCTGTACCTTCAGGATACTATCAAACACCAACCGTAAATACTTTGAGTGCTTATCCACATCAAGTATTACAAAAATTATCTGCAAAATATCCAACAGCTGTAATTAACACTATTAAAACCTCCATTGGTGGAGAGAATTCAATACAAGGAGCAAGAAGATTTGATGAGGATGTTTTAGTTCATAAACCAGATGTATTATTTATAGATTATAGTTTGAATGATCGCTCTCAAGGTTTAGCTCCAGCTTATGCAGCTTGGGATGAAATGATTAAAAAAGCTATTGCAAGAGGGATTAAGGTTATTTTATTAACACCTTCACCTGTCCAAAATGTAAATATGCTAGCTACTGATACTGAATTATACCAACATACGGAACAAGTTAAAAGATTAGCGCAGGAAAACGGAGTAGCTTTAGTTGATAGTTATGAGCAATTTAAGCAAGAAGTTATAAATGGTAATAACGTAAATAATTATTTATCTTCTGGAAATCATCCAAATACAGCGGGTCACACATTAATTGCAAATGAAATTTTAAAGTTTTTTTAA
- a CDS encoding tyrosine-type recombinase/integrase, translated as MSTLNYLVKGKKNFSNILIRFKNGRKFDYTTSTELKVDPKNWSKAKQKVKNTSGDKTKDAINTHLADLKKHIFDSFNLENATGVYIDKQWLQKKIALYFNRPLNETVLEEVYLLPFIENFIKEAPTRIIKNTNKPVSAGTITKYKSTKKKLTAYEEHYKTKIKFSDLDLTFHKQFMNYLLEVEKIGINTTGKFIKNVKSFGREAILLGLPVNNEINHPNFFAPTESTDDIYLNDEEINEIYKKDFKNNERLENARDLFIIGLRTGLRVSDFLRLKQTNIKNGFIEIKTQKTGQEVVIPMHWQIKEILEKRDGFPTKLSDQKFNLYIKEVAEFSGLKELTKGSKINKETNRKEKGTYPKHELITSHICRRSFASNLYGELPNMVIMGITGHKTETQFLKYIKITPKENANKLKEYWAKQNEKNSYEQLKMKVVK; from the coding sequence ATGTCTACATTAAATTACCTCGTAAAAGGGAAAAAGAATTTCTCAAATATACTCATTCGTTTTAAAAATGGAAGAAAATTCGACTATACAACCTCTACAGAATTAAAAGTCGACCCAAAAAACTGGAGTAAAGCAAAACAGAAAGTTAAAAACACTTCAGGAGACAAAACTAAAGATGCTATTAACACTCATTTAGCAGACTTAAAAAAACACATTTTTGATAGCTTTAACTTAGAAAATGCAACTGGTGTTTATATTGATAAACAGTGGCTACAAAAAAAGATTGCTCTATACTTTAACAGACCCTTAAATGAAACAGTATTAGAGGAAGTATATTTATTACCTTTTATAGAAAACTTTATTAAAGAAGCACCTACAAGAATAATAAAGAATACAAATAAGCCTGTAAGTGCAGGAACTATTACAAAATACAAAAGCACGAAAAAAAAGCTTACTGCCTATGAAGAACACTACAAAACAAAAATTAAGTTTTCAGATTTAGATTTAACCTTTCACAAGCAGTTTATGAATTATTTGTTGGAAGTTGAAAAAATTGGAATTAATACAACAGGTAAGTTTATTAAAAACGTAAAATCATTTGGTAGAGAAGCTATTTTATTAGGCTTACCAGTAAACAATGAAATTAATCATCCTAACTTTTTTGCTCCTACAGAATCAACTGATGACATCTATTTAAATGATGAGGAGATTAACGAAATCTACAAGAAAGATTTCAAAAATAATGAAAGACTTGAAAATGCAAGAGATTTATTTATAATAGGTTTAAGAACAGGCTTAAGAGTATCTGATTTCTTACGCTTAAAACAAACCAATATCAAAAATGGTTTCATAGAAATAAAAACACAAAAAACAGGTCAAGAAGTAGTTATCCCAATGCATTGGCAAATAAAGGAAATACTTGAAAAAAGAGATGGTTTTCCTACAAAATTATCCGACCAAAAATTCAATTTATACATTAAAGAAGTTGCGGAATTTTCTGGACTAAAAGAGCTCACTAAAGGTAGTAAAATAAACAAAGAAACCAACAGAAAAGAAAAAGGCACATACCCAAAACACGAGTTAATTACCTCCCATATTTGTAGAAGAAGCTTTGCATCCAATCTTTATGGAGAGTTGCCTAATATGGTTATAATGGGCATTACAGGGCATAAAACAGAAACTCAATTCTTAAAATATATTAAAATAACACCAAAAGAAAATGCCAATAAACTAAAAGAATATTGGGCGAAACAAAATGAAAAAAACAGTTATGAGCAGTTAAAAATGAAAGTGGTTAAATAA
- a CDS encoding transposase — translation MLNYFEYRSTNTSAESFNAKIKAFRTQFRDVRNLEFFLFRLSNINA, via the coding sequence ATTTTAAACTATTTTGAATATAGAAGTACCAACACATCAGCAGAATCTTTTAATGCAAAAATCAAAGCATTTAGAACCCAATTTAGAGACGTTAGAAACCTAGAATTCTTCCTGTTTAGACTCTCAAATATAAATGCCTAA
- a CDS encoding T9SS type A sorting domain-containing protein, whose protein sequence is MKKKIPYIIVALIALFISVQYLFLNKDFEKSITVFDYNESYEREKKEDFFKEKIVDFNDLKGESLEKYEKWKKEIENSGYQFTDFSKLKSSSTKFFKNASTIADNNYSYANGLITGNWDQKNIVLFDDSGFRSDGSTYDPINKELFVVSTAGHLYKIEEDKPIKWSIRNQKKILLGDDFNGINLPDNSFRLLHQKPNGPMEFSDDEGRTWVDANGALFQNSWNNKTVVTKTSTGRRIVAHGGSFVAGASHERLFISTDYGLNYTESNLRFRKSDFLMSINKPHNSRSVYCFVVQKSTSKLFIYKMGENDSDFLLIASPSQTIASLDSVLGAEFANTFNHFYISSGSNIYYSNDEGRTWSLKSTTNDRALMEMHPQEPNICFKGFIDLYMSTDFGTTFRSNNHYLRSYYVWDLQHMKTYDEEDGGNFTFVGMDFGSYYTNNSKLWNSWTSVNSGSPTILAYDAITSEKHNKIYTANQDRGSQGFIDIPNNDEIYTAAREANTDVLRVSLSRDEESVWFWYYYGTIGRASVTNGGNYSTVLRRDFFGNWWATSMIPSPNINEDAMYIPAGGTKLNKFTYTGNNIVQTFHPYSFSSAPISFNYSALNTNRWYVGLASGDFMYSNNGGNSFTKTSYTGQMPGQDNDYRKRRTVIKTSKTDESTVYFAGKGNIFLISKDGGVTFTNHNNGLSVTRFMDFEASEDGKFIFAACEFEGGWVYSVADDKWFRMDGAHVPNVQFTDVQYIESKKIIRFGTYGSGVLDFKINDNSLSLDDNIFNKLENVKAFPNPTTGVFNVTVGSLMNEVLVEVYTSNSKLVLTKKCKVIDGKIKINIENNASGLYFAKIYLEKPISVKILKE, encoded by the coding sequence ATGAAAAAAAAAATACCTTACATAATTGTTGCATTAATTGCGCTTTTTATTTCAGTTCAATATTTATTTTTAAATAAAGATTTTGAAAAAAGCATCACTGTTTTTGATTATAATGAATCTTATGAAAGAGAAAAAAAAGAAGATTTTTTCAAAGAAAAAATAGTTGACTTTAATGATTTAAAAGGGGAATCTCTTGAAAAATATGAAAAGTGGAAAAAAGAAATAGAAAATTCTGGATACCAATTTACAGATTTTAGTAAACTTAAATCTTCCTCAACAAAATTTTTTAAAAACGCATCTACCATTGCAGATAATAATTATTCATACGCTAATGGTTTAATTACTGGTAATTGGGATCAAAAAAATATAGTGCTTTTTGATGATAGTGGTTTTAGGTCTGATGGTTCTACTTATGATCCTATTAACAAAGAGTTGTTTGTGGTCTCTACTGCAGGTCATCTTTATAAAATTGAAGAAGATAAGCCTATTAAATGGTCAATTAGAAATCAAAAAAAGATTTTGTTGGGAGATGATTTTAACGGGATAAATTTACCAGATAATAGTTTTAGATTGTTACATCAAAAACCAAACGGGCCTATGGAGTTTTCTGATGACGAGGGTCGTACGTGGGTAGATGCTAATGGAGCTCTTTTTCAAAATTCTTGGAATAATAAAACTGTTGTTACAAAGACTTCAACAGGCAGAAGAATTGTAGCTCACGGTGGAAGCTTTGTTGCAGGTGCTTCGCATGAAAGATTATTTATATCTACCGATTATGGTTTAAACTATACAGAATCAAACTTAAGATTTAGGAAAAGTGATTTTTTAATGAGTATAAATAAACCTCATAATAGTAGATCTGTTTATTGTTTTGTTGTTCAAAAAAGTACTTCTAAATTATTTATTTATAAAATGGGAGAGAATGATTCAGACTTTTTATTAATAGCTTCTCCTTCGCAAACTATTGCGAGTTTAGACTCTGTATTAGGAGCAGAATTTGCAAATACTTTTAATCACTTTTATATTAGTAGCGGAAGTAATATTTATTATTCTAATGATGAAGGTAGAACGTGGTCTCTAAAAAGCACTACAAATGATAGAGCGTTAATGGAAATGCACCCTCAAGAACCCAATATTTGTTTTAAAGGTTTTATAGATTTGTATATGTCTACTGATTTTGGAACAACATTTAGAAGTAATAATCATTATTTAAGATCTTATTACGTGTGGGATTTGCAACATATGAAAACATATGATGAAGAGGATGGAGGAAACTTTACCTTTGTAGGAATGGATTTTGGGAGTTACTATACAAATAATTCTAAACTTTGGAATTCATGGACGTCAGTTAATTCTGGATCTCCAACAATATTAGCTTATGACGCTATAACAAGTGAAAAACACAATAAAATATATACTGCAAACCAAGATAGAGGTTCTCAAGGTTTTATTGATATTCCAAACAATGATGAAATATATACAGCTGCAAGAGAGGCAAATACCGATGTATTAAGAGTTTCTTTATCTAGAGATGAAGAATCTGTTTGGTTTTGGTACTATTATGGAACTATTGGAAGAGCTTCCGTTACCAACGGAGGAAATTATAGTACAGTACTCCGTAGAGATTTTTTTGGTAATTGGTGGGCAACAAGCATGATACCTTCCCCTAATATAAATGAAGATGCAATGTATATTCCAGCAGGTGGAACTAAATTGAATAAGTTTACCTATACAGGAAATAATATTGTTCAAACTTTTCATCCTTATTCTTTTTCAAGCGCTCCTATTAGTTTTAATTATTCTGCTTTAAATACAAATAGGTGGTATGTTGGTTTAGCTTCTGGAGATTTTATGTATTCTAATAACGGAGGGAACTCATTTACTAAAACAAGTTATACAGGGCAAATGCCTGGGCAGGATAATGATTATCGAAAAAGAAGAACAGTAATAAAAACAAGCAAAACGGATGAATCAACTGTATATTTTGCAGGTAAAGGAAATATATTTTTAATATCTAAAGATGGAGGTGTTACATTTACAAATCATAATAACGGGCTGTCTGTAACTAGATTTATGGACTTTGAAGCTTCTGAAGACGGAAAATTTATTTTCGCAGCTTGTGAATTTGAAGGAGGTTGGGTTTATTCTGTAGCGGATGATAAATGGTTTAGGATGGATGGAGCACATGTACCTAACGTGCAATTTACCGATGTACAATATATAGAATCTAAAAAAATAATTAGATTTGGTACTTATGGAAGTGGGGTTTTAGATTTTAAAATAAATGATAATTCTTTATCTTTAGATGATAACATCTTTAATAAATTGGAAAACGTAAAAGCCTTTCCAAATCCAACAACAGGTGTTTTTAATGTTACAGTTGGTTCTTTAATGAACGAGGTTTTGGTAGAAGTATATACAAGTAACTCGAAACTTGTTTTAACTAAAAAATGCAAAGTAATTGATGGTAAAATAAAAATTAATATAGAAAATAATGCTTCAGGTTTATATTTTGCTAAAATATATCTAGAGAAACCAATCTCAGTAAAAATATTAAAAGAATAA